A region from the Kribbella shirazensis genome encodes:
- a CDS encoding ribonucleoside-diphosphate reductase subunit alpha — MATTDQPAELTVVRRDGSSTPFDATKISVALTKAFLAVEGADAGTTHRVRDLVTDLTGRVVTALTSRGLNSFSGRRSVHVEDIQDQVELALMRAGEHQVARAYVLYREERTKARTPADPSGVAEKPALTVLAADGTRSPLDLDRLRVVVTEAAAGLDAVDPDLILDATLGACYDGIAQHEVELALVMAARSYVETEPQYSFAASRLLLDQIRREALGRVHGEPRQASQADMTTAYVDYFRRYLQVGIEAGQLDPELGRFDLDRLAAAIRPERDLDFTFLGLQTLYDRYLLHRDKVRYELPQAFFLRVAMGMALREDDREARAIQFYELLSSFRFMSSTPTLFNSGTTRPQLSSCFLTTVEDDLSGIFSGIRNNALLAKYSGGLGNDWTPVRGIGAHIRGTNGESQGVVPFLKIANDTAVAVNQGGKRKGAVCAYLETWHVDIEEFLDLRKNTGDERRRTHDMNTANWVPDLFLQRVEAGGEWTLFSPDEVPDLHELYGAAFADAYRGYEEAADRGEIRVFKRVKAVELWRRMLTVLFETGHPWITFKDACNLRSPQQHDGVVHSSNLCTEITLNTTVEETAVCNLGSVNLVAHLTDDGLDADLLRDTVKTAVRMLDNVIDVNFYTTPESERANQRHRPVGLGLMGFADALCKLRIPYASDAAVEFADSSMEQVSYHAIEASSDLAAERGRYSSYDGSLWSQGVLPIDSLDLLRTARDGDVIIDESRRLDWDGLRQKVLRDGMRNSNLMAIAPTATISNICGVSQSIEPTYSNLFVKSNMSGEFTVANPYLVADLKARGLWDQVMVSDLKYHDGILAGIERIPADLRDLYATAFEIDPQWLVKAASRRQKWIDQAQSLNLYMAKPSGRALDELYRSAWRYGLKTTYYLRSQSATHVEKSTLQGTDGRLNAVPPSLLEAALPEPTGAACAIDDPDCEACQ; from the coding sequence GTGGCGACCACGGACCAGCCGGCAGAGCTCACTGTCGTCCGCCGGGACGGCAGCAGTACGCCGTTCGACGCCACCAAGATCTCCGTCGCCCTGACGAAGGCGTTCCTCGCCGTCGAAGGCGCCGACGCCGGCACCACCCACCGGGTCCGCGACCTGGTGACCGACCTGACCGGCCGGGTCGTCACCGCCTTGACCAGCCGCGGTCTGAATTCCTTCTCCGGCCGCCGCAGCGTGCACGTCGAGGACATCCAGGACCAGGTCGAGCTGGCGCTGATGCGCGCCGGCGAACACCAGGTCGCCCGCGCCTACGTGCTCTACCGCGAGGAGCGGACCAAGGCCCGCACTCCCGCCGATCCGTCCGGCGTCGCCGAGAAGCCGGCGCTGACCGTCCTGGCGGCCGACGGCACCCGGTCCCCGCTCGACCTCGACCGGCTCCGCGTGGTCGTCACCGAGGCGGCCGCCGGGCTCGACGCGGTCGATCCGGACCTGATCCTCGACGCGACGCTCGGCGCCTGCTACGACGGCATCGCGCAGCACGAGGTCGAGCTCGCGCTGGTGATGGCCGCCCGGTCGTACGTCGAGACCGAGCCGCAGTACAGCTTCGCCGCCTCCCGGCTGCTACTGGACCAGATCCGCCGCGAAGCCCTCGGTCGCGTCCATGGTGAGCCGCGGCAAGCCAGCCAGGCCGACATGACCACGGCGTACGTCGACTACTTCCGGCGCTACCTCCAGGTCGGCATCGAGGCGGGGCAACTCGACCCCGAGCTAGGCCGCTTCGACCTCGACCGGCTCGCCGCCGCGATCAGGCCGGAGCGCGACCTCGACTTCACATTCCTCGGTTTGCAGACGCTGTACGACCGCTACCTGCTGCATCGCGACAAGGTGCGGTACGAGCTGCCGCAGGCGTTCTTCCTCCGGGTCGCGATGGGGATGGCGCTGCGCGAGGACGACCGTGAGGCGCGGGCTATCCAGTTCTACGAGCTGCTCAGCTCGTTCCGCTTCATGTCCTCGACGCCGACGCTGTTCAACTCCGGTACCACCCGCCCGCAGCTGTCGTCCTGCTTCCTCACCACGGTCGAGGACGACCTGTCCGGCATCTTCAGCGGCATCCGCAACAACGCGCTGCTGGCGAAGTACTCCGGCGGCCTCGGCAACGACTGGACCCCGGTCCGCGGCATCGGCGCCCACATCCGCGGCACCAACGGCGAATCCCAGGGTGTCGTCCCCTTCCTCAAAATCGCCAACGACACCGCCGTCGCAGTGAATCAGGGTGGAAAGCGCAAGGGGGCGGTGTGTGCGTATCTGGAGACGTGGCACGTCGACATCGAGGAGTTCCTGGACCTGCGGAAGAACACCGGTGACGAGCGGCGCCGGACGCACGACATGAACACGGCGAACTGGGTGCCGGACCTGTTCCTACAGCGGGTCGAGGCCGGCGGAGAGTGGACGTTGTTCTCGCCGGACGAGGTGCCCGACCTGCACGAGCTGTACGGCGCCGCGTTCGCCGACGCGTACCGCGGTTACGAAGAGGCCGCGGATCGCGGTGAGATCCGGGTGTTCAAGCGGGTCAAGGCGGTCGAGCTGTGGCGGCGGATGCTGACCGTGCTGTTCGAGACCGGCCACCCGTGGATCACGTTCAAGGACGCCTGCAACCTGCGCTCGCCGCAGCAGCACGACGGCGTGGTTCACTCGTCGAACCTGTGCACCGAGATCACCCTCAACACGACGGTCGAGGAGACAGCAGTCTGCAACCTCGGCTCGGTGAACCTGGTCGCGCATCTGACCGACGACGGCCTCGACGCCGACCTCCTCCGGGACACCGTCAAGACCGCGGTCCGGATGCTCGACAACGTCATCGACGTGAACTTCTACACGACCCCGGAGTCCGAGCGCGCGAACCAACGGCACCGGCCGGTCGGCCTCGGCCTGATGGGGTTCGCGGACGCGCTGTGCAAGCTCCGCATCCCGTACGCGTCCGACGCCGCAGTCGAGTTCGCGGACAGCTCGATGGAGCAGGTCAGCTACCACGCGATCGAGGCGTCGAGTGATCTCGCCGCCGAGCGCGGCCGCTACTCGTCGTACGACGGATCGCTGTGGAGCCAGGGTGTGTTGCCGATCGACTCACTCGACCTGCTGCGGACTGCCCGCGACGGCGACGTGATCATCGACGAGAGCCGGCGCCTGGACTGGGACGGCCTGCGCCAGAAGGTGTTGCGCGACGGCATGCGGAATTCGAACCTCATGGCGATCGCGCCGACCGCGACGATCTCCAACATCTGCGGCGTGAGCCAGTCGATCGAGCCGACGTACAGCAACCTGTTCGTGAAGTCGAACATGTCCGGCGAGTTCACCGTCGCCAACCCGTACCTCGTCGCGGACCTGAAGGCGCGCGGGCTGTGGGACCAGGTGATGGTGTCCGACCTGAAGTACCACGACGGGATCCTGGCCGGGATCGAGCGGATCCCGGCCGATCTGCGCGACCTGTACGCGACCGCGTTCGAGATCGACCCGCAGTGGCTGGTGAAGGCGGCGTCGCGGCGCCAGAAGTGGATCGACCAGGCGCAGTCGCTGAACCTCTACATGGCGAAGCCGTCCGGTCGCGCGCTCGACGAGCTGTACCGGTCGGCCTGGCGGTACGGCCTCAAGACGACGTATTACCTGCGTTCCCAGTCGGCGACCCACGTGGAGAAGTCCACCCTGCAGGGCACCGACGGCCGGTTGAACGCCGTACCCCCGTCGCTGCTGGAAGCAGCTCTCCCCGAACCAACCGGCGCGGCGTGCGCCATCGACGACCCGGACTGCGAGGCCTGCCAGTGA
- a CDS encoding DinB family protein, whose translation MPEAFDWDMLHRPSAMAMVRGQLGFSWMVLSGRLAQLTDEQYFWRPSSEALTVVRRHYAGHFRSLGSGEWVAQWPDEPDHRGPRTIAWLIAHLTETFFERWEWTFGASRQGRADITLHGNARDAVAWLTYWVEAWQDAIAALDEDEVMTVGLSQANELDAAEPFGHVVLRLNRELIHHGSEIMTLQDLYAVAA comes from the coding sequence ATGCCGGAGGCGTTCGACTGGGACATGCTGCACCGGCCGTCGGCAATGGCGATGGTCCGCGGCCAGCTGGGCTTCAGCTGGATGGTGCTGTCCGGACGGCTCGCCCAGTTGACCGACGAGCAGTACTTCTGGCGACCGAGCAGTGAGGCGCTGACCGTCGTCCGGCGGCACTACGCCGGCCATTTCCGGTCGCTCGGGTCCGGCGAGTGGGTCGCGCAATGGCCGGACGAGCCGGATCATCGCGGCCCGCGGACGATCGCCTGGCTGATCGCGCATCTGACCGAGACGTTCTTCGAGCGCTGGGAGTGGACGTTCGGGGCGAGCCGGCAAGGGCGGGCCGACATCACCCTGCACGGGAACGCGCGGGACGCGGTCGCCTGGCTGACCTACTGGGTCGAGGCCTGGCAGGACGCGATCGCCGCGCTGGACGAGGACGAGGTGATGACGGTCGGCCTCAGCCAGGCGAACGAGCTCGACGCCGCCGAGCCGTTCGGTCACGTCGTCCTCCGGCTGAATCGTGAGCTCATCCATCACGGCTCGGAGATCATGACGCTCCAGGACCTCTACGCGGTCGCGGCGTGA
- a CDS encoding Fic family protein — protein sequence MARIELHRWPGHPDGFTRAERLGGPYELYLPDPLVGREFDLPDDVLALLEDAAGDLARLDATAAVLTNSEALARLLLRAEAVGSSHIEGLVVGARRLLKADVLRDRIHDVTAEEVLGAVDAMTWVTDSVEAGDKLEVDHLLEAHRRLMAQSPNPEYGGEIRYLQNWIGGRSPAEAYYVPPPAHLIPELLADLMTFVRESPLPVLAKTAIAHAQFETVHPFADGNGRTGRALIHLILRAEGVVTRTVPPVSLALATHASEYVDTLTAFRYVGRATTAKARAAANPWLRMFALACTHATAEAARFEQAASDLKAEWRERAAPVRAGSAVELLIDALPAAPVLTLAAAAQLIDRSQQAANQGLARLVEARILREITDGRRNRVYEAPELIDAFTLLERRFASPAADTRIAAPSRPVPPRPGPTH from the coding sequence ATGGCACGGATTGAGTTGCATCGCTGGCCCGGGCACCCCGACGGCTTCACCCGGGCGGAGCGCCTGGGCGGGCCGTACGAGCTGTATCTCCCCGACCCGTTGGTCGGGCGTGAGTTCGACCTGCCCGACGACGTGCTCGCGCTGCTCGAGGATGCCGCGGGCGATCTGGCCCGCCTGGACGCGACGGCCGCCGTACTGACGAACAGCGAGGCGCTGGCGCGACTCCTGCTCCGGGCCGAGGCGGTCGGGTCGTCGCACATCGAAGGGCTCGTCGTCGGCGCGCGCCGGTTGCTGAAGGCCGACGTACTGCGGGACCGCATCCACGACGTGACGGCCGAGGAGGTCCTCGGCGCGGTCGACGCGATGACCTGGGTGACCGACTCCGTCGAGGCCGGCGACAAGCTCGAGGTCGACCATCTGCTCGAGGCGCATCGCCGCCTGATGGCCCAGTCGCCGAATCCGGAGTACGGCGGCGAGATCCGCTACCTGCAGAACTGGATCGGCGGCCGCTCCCCCGCCGAGGCGTACTACGTCCCGCCGCCGGCGCACCTGATCCCCGAGCTGCTCGCCGACCTGATGACGTTCGTCCGCGAGTCACCCCTGCCCGTCCTGGCGAAGACGGCGATCGCGCACGCGCAGTTCGAGACCGTCCATCCGTTTGCCGACGGCAACGGCCGGACCGGTCGTGCGCTCATCCACCTGATCCTGCGCGCCGAGGGCGTGGTGACGCGGACCGTGCCGCCGGTCTCGCTCGCACTCGCCACGCACGCGTCGGAGTACGTCGACACACTCACAGCGTTCAGGTACGTCGGACGCGCGACCACCGCGAAGGCCCGCGCGGCCGCGAACCCGTGGCTGCGGATGTTCGCACTCGCCTGCACGCACGCGACCGCGGAGGCCGCCCGCTTCGAGCAGGCCGCGTCCGACCTGAAGGCCGAGTGGCGCGAACGAGCGGCGCCGGTCCGCGCGGGGTCCGCGGTGGAGCTCCTGATCGACGCACTCCCCGCCGCGCCGGTCCTCACCCTCGCGGCCGCGGCGCAGCTGATCGACCGCTCCCAGCAGGCCGCGAACCAGGGCCTCGCCCGCCTCGTCGAGGCCCGCATCCTGCGCGAGATCACCGACGGGCGGCGCAACCGGGTGTACGAGGCACCGGAACTGATCGACGCCTTCACGCTGCTCGAACGCCGCTTCGCCAGCCCGGCCGCGGACACCCGGATCGCAGCACCTAGCAGACCGGTGCCGCCAAGGCCAGGACCGACACACTAG
- the cimA gene encoding citramalate synthase, with the protein MSISDDFHVYDTTLRDGAQQEGLALSVADKIAIAQHLDELGVGFIEGGWPGAVPKDTEFFERARTELHLRNATFAAFGATCKPESAAADDAQVAALRESGAGVVTLVAKSHDAHVERALRTTLDENLRMVADTVRHLRENGQRVFLDTEHFFDGYRANRAYALEVVRVAAEAGADVVALCDTNGGTLPRELQDVVRDVLESTGARLGIHAHNDGGCAVANSIAAVEAGVTHVQGTINGYGERTGNADLLAVVANLELKRDMRLLPEGNLAESFRIAHAIAEVTNVPPSARQPYVGLSAFAHKAGLHASAIKVDPDLYQHTDPALVGNDMRMLVSEMAGRASVELKGRELGFDLGNDRELVSRVTERVKELEARGYTFEAADASFSLLLSEEVDGKRPSFFDVESWRVITESRADGEAVSESTVKLVAGGEREIVTGEGNGPVNALDHALRTAIERAYPVVNKFELVDYKVRILDQGHGTDAVIRVLIQTTDGEGSWVTVGVGHNIVEASWEALVDAVTFGLLRHKEVVR; encoded by the coding sequence ATGAGCATCTCGGACGATTTCCACGTCTACGACACGACTCTGCGCGACGGCGCGCAGCAGGAGGGGTTGGCGCTGTCCGTGGCCGACAAGATCGCCATCGCGCAGCACCTGGACGAGTTGGGGGTCGGCTTCATCGAGGGCGGCTGGCCGGGCGCCGTACCCAAGGACACCGAGTTCTTCGAGCGGGCCAGGACCGAGCTGCACCTGCGGAACGCGACGTTCGCCGCGTTCGGTGCGACCTGTAAGCCGGAGTCCGCGGCGGCTGACGACGCGCAGGTCGCGGCCCTGCGTGAGTCCGGCGCCGGCGTGGTGACGCTTGTTGCCAAGAGCCACGACGCACATGTCGAACGGGCGCTGCGGACGACCCTCGACGAGAACCTCCGGATGGTCGCCGACACCGTCCGCCACCTGCGCGAGAACGGGCAGCGGGTCTTCCTCGACACGGAGCACTTCTTCGACGGGTACCGGGCGAACCGCGCGTACGCGCTCGAGGTGGTACGGGTGGCGGCCGAGGCCGGCGCCGATGTCGTTGCCCTGTGCGACACGAACGGCGGGACGCTCCCGCGTGAGCTGCAGGACGTCGTCCGCGACGTCCTCGAGTCGACCGGTGCCCGGCTCGGTATCCACGCTCACAACGACGGGGGTTGCGCGGTGGCGAACTCGATCGCCGCCGTCGAAGCGGGCGTCACGCACGTCCAGGGCACGATCAACGGGTACGGCGAGCGCACCGGGAACGCCGACCTGCTGGCGGTCGTCGCCAACCTCGAACTCAAGCGGGACATGCGGCTGCTCCCGGAGGGCAACCTCGCCGAGTCGTTCCGGATCGCGCACGCCATCGCCGAGGTGACGAACGTGCCGCCGTCGGCCCGGCAGCCGTACGTCGGCCTGTCCGCGTTCGCGCACAAGGCCGGCCTGCACGCCAGCGCGATCAAGGTGGACCCGGATCTCTACCAGCACACGGATCCGGCGCTGGTCGGCAACGACATGCGGATGCTGGTGTCGGAGATGGCCGGCCGGGCGAGCGTGGAGCTGAAGGGCCGTGAACTCGGGTTCGACCTCGGCAACGACCGCGAGCTGGTCAGCCGGGTGACCGAGCGGGTGAAGGAGCTCGAGGCGCGCGGATACACGTTCGAGGCGGCCGACGCGTCGTTCTCGCTGCTGCTCAGCGAAGAGGTCGACGGCAAGCGGCCGAGCTTCTTCGACGTCGAGTCGTGGCGGGTGATCACGGAGTCGCGCGCTGACGGCGAGGCGGTGTCCGAGTCGACGGTGAAGCTCGTCGCCGGGGGAGAGCGGGAGATCGTCACCGGCGAGGGCAACGGCCCGGTGAACGCGCTCGACCACGCGCTCCGGACGGCGATCGAGCGCGCGTACCCGGTGGTGAACAAGTTCGAGCTCGTCGACTACAAGGTCCGCATCCTCGACCAGGGGCACGGGACCGACGCCGTGATCAGAGTCCTGATCCAGACCACGGACGGCGAAGGCTCGTGGGTGACGGTAGGCGTCGGGCACAACATCGTCGAGGCGTCCTGGGAGGCGCTGGTCGACGCGGTCACGTTCGGCCTGCTGCGCCACAAGGAGGTCGTGCGATGA
- a CDS encoding ribonucleotide-diphosphate reductase subunit beta: MRGLPVTTGLSEITVGAARVEVADKAMINARADVNQLLPLKYTWAWEKYLAACNNHWMPTEVSMQADISLWRRPSGAKDGLTDAERLMLKRNLGFFATAESLVANNIVLAVYRQLSNPECRQYLLRQAFEEAVHTHTFQYICTSLGLDEGELFNMYREVPSISDKDAWALKYTQHLEDPDFRTGTPETDTAFLRDLIAFYVVFEGMWFYTGFAQILSLGRRNKMVGIAEQYQYILRDESIHLNFGIDCINQIKQENPHLWTAAFQAEVRQMLTEACELEVAYGRATLPNGMLGLTADLCEQYMHFVTDRRAEQIGLNPIFHETRNPFGWMSEVMDLKKEKNFFETRVIEYQSSSGLSWD, from the coding sequence CTGCGAGGCCTGCCAGTGACCACCGGACTGAGCGAGATCACCGTCGGCGCCGCGCGCGTGGAGGTCGCCGACAAGGCGATGATCAACGCCCGCGCGGACGTCAACCAGCTGCTGCCGTTGAAGTACACGTGGGCCTGGGAGAAGTACCTGGCCGCCTGCAACAACCACTGGATGCCCACCGAGGTCTCCATGCAGGCGGACATCTCACTCTGGCGGCGTCCATCAGGGGCGAAGGACGGTCTGACCGACGCCGAGCGGCTGATGCTCAAGCGCAACCTCGGCTTCTTCGCCACGGCGGAGTCCCTGGTCGCGAACAACATCGTCCTCGCGGTCTACCGCCAGCTCAGCAATCCCGAGTGCCGGCAGTATCTGCTCCGCCAGGCCTTCGAGGAGGCCGTGCACACCCACACGTTCCAGTACATCTGCACCTCGCTCGGTCTCGACGAGGGCGAGCTGTTCAACATGTACCGCGAGGTGCCGTCGATCTCCGACAAGGACGCGTGGGCGCTCAAGTACACCCAGCACCTCGAGGACCCGGACTTCCGGACCGGTACGCCGGAGACCGACACGGCGTTCCTGCGCGACCTGATCGCGTTCTATGTGGTGTTCGAGGGGATGTGGTTCTACACCGGGTTCGCGCAGATCCTGTCGCTCGGCCGGCGCAACAAGATGGTCGGCATCGCCGAGCAGTACCAGTACATCCTGCGCGACGAGTCGATCCACCTGAACTTCGGCATCGACTGCATCAACCAGATCAAGCAGGAGAACCCGCACCTGTGGACCGCCGCCTTCCAGGCGGAGGTCCGGCAGATGCTCACCGAGGCGTGCGAGCTCGAGGTCGCCTACGGCCGCGCCACCCTGCCGAACGGCATGCTCGGCCTCACCGCGGACCTCTGCGAGCAGTACATGCACTTCGTCACGGACCGCAGAGCGGAACAAATCGGCCTCAATCCGATTTTTCATGAAACGCGGAACCCCTTCGGATGGATGTCAGAGGTGATGGACCTGAAGAAGGAGAAGAACTTCTTCGAAACCCGCGTCATCGAGTACCAGTCCTCCAGCGGCCTCAGCTGGGACTGA